In Zingiber officinale cultivar Zhangliang chromosome 1A, Zo_v1.1, whole genome shotgun sequence, a genomic segment contains:
- the LOC122039068 gene encoding putative disease resistance protein RGA1 produces MGLEPLQKILHQHIVKKKFLLVLDDVWSDDKSIWEKFCALLKVGAHGSKIIVTTRGMKVSKMVSLAEPILLHGLDEDAFWQLFNECSFGTLNPEDYPGLEDIGRKIVRKLNGSPLAAKTIGRVLRSNICQQHWATVMESDIWKAKQDEDDIMPALQLSYQYLDENLKHCFAFCSLFPIDHKFDKTELVRMWMAEGFINEDKNTKSMEDVGSDYFLEFVNSSFFQESRYHYEFWDGFGIRIVMHDLIHDLAEMISTEETCRIENSRHTKPASTTRHLRVEKEKLPLEFSGYNKLRTLVLKLSLPDSSLFEILRSIRVLVVSWCGLLELSERIGKLIHLRYLDISYSKIKILPDLLCDLYNLQTLKAEYCYELESIPQELGKLVNLRHFDISNNFKIKILPDSLCDLYNLQTLKVNGCSELESIPQELGKLVNLRHIDADKKIWLMIKDVWRLTNLQELPTFSVREDDELKLGQLKDLTQLHGTLCIQNLENVVDGKEAQRAKLKSKVHLKELVLEWNLRLDGAKDAKLDEEVIEVLQPHESLKILTIRWYNGGRSPSWLMPKVLPNLEKLELENCMEWDDVLPFIGQRLHLIELRMTGMPALKRLSHEFEGKCFPKLQVLKLCKFKALREWSCTEGKDLFPCLRELCVIDCPKLKRLPPFPPSLEMLTIECCPRLILNSKTEDDEEGGRHLPPSLKELKNMQNFCPTACTTLLDWK; encoded by the coding sequence ATGGGATTAGAACCTCTTCAAAAAATACTCCATCAGCATATTGTGAAAAAGAAGTTTCTGCTTGTTCTTGACGACGTGTGGAGCGATGATAAGAGTATCTGGGAGAAATTCTGTGCACTACTCAAAGTTGGAGCTCATGGTAGCAAAATCATTGTTACAACTCGGGGCATGAAAGTTTCTAAAATGGTTAGCCTGGCAGAACCAATCTTGCTCCATGGTTTAGACGAAGATGCCTTTTGGCAATTGTTCAACGAATGCTCATTTGGCACACTCAACCCTGAAGACTATCCAGGGCTAGAAGACATTGGTAGAAAGATTGTTCGCAAGTTGAACGGCTCACCATTAGCTGCAAAGACAATTGGCAGGGTTCTGCGATCAAATATATGCCAGCAACACTGGGCCACCGTAATGGAGAGTGACATATGGAAAGCaaaacaagatgaagatgatatTATGCCAGCTCTGCAGTTAAGTTATCAATATCTTGATGAAAATTTGAAGCATTGTTTTGCTTTTTGCTCGTTGTTTCCTATAGATCACAAATTCGATAAAACTGAGTTGGTTCGAATGTGGATGGCTGAAGGCTTCATTAATGAAGATAAAAACACAAAGAGTATGGAAGACGTTGGAAGTGACTATTTTCTTGAGTTTGTTAACAGTTCTTTTTTTCAAGAATCCAGATATCATTATGAATTTTGGGATGGATTTGGGATTAGAATTGTGATGCATGACCTTATACATGATTTAGCTGAGATGATTTCTACGGAAGAGACATGCAGGATTGAAAATAGCAGACACACAAAGCCGGCTTCCACAACTCGACATTTACgagtagaaaaagaaaaattgCCGCTGGAGTTCTCAGGATACAACAAGTTGCGTACCTTGGTGTTGAAACTTTCACTACCCGATAGCAGCCTCTTTGAAATACTAAGAAGCATTCGCGTTCTGGTTGTAAGTTGGTGTGGCTTGCTGGAGTTATCTGAGCGTATTGGTAAATTGATTCACCTCCGTTATCTTGATATATCatattctaaaattaaaattttgcctGACTTATTATGTGACCTTTATAATTTGCAAACACTGAAGGCAGAATATTGTTATGAACTAGAGTCCATACCACAAGAATTGGGTAAATTGGTCAATTTGAGACACTTTGATAtatcaaacaattttaaaattaaaattctgccCGACTCATTGTGCGACCTTTATAATTTGCAAACACTGAAGGTAAATGGTTGTTCTGAACTAGAGTCTATACCACAAGAATTGGGTAAGTTGGTCAATCTGAGACACATTGATGCAGATAAAAAAATTTGGTTGATGATAAAGGATGTATGGAGACTAACTAATCTTCAAGAATTGCCAACATTTAGTGTTCGAGAGGATGATGAACTCAAACTTGGACAACTAAAGGATTTGACACAGCTTCATGGAACACTTTGTATTCAAAATCTTGAGAATGTTGTTGATGGCAAAGAAGCACAGCGGGCTAAGTTAAAGAGCAAAGTCCACCTAAAAGAATTGGTGTTGGAATGGAATCTGAGATTGGATGGTGCGAAGGATGCCAAATTGGACGAGGAAGTAATTGAAGTTCTGCAGCCACATGAATCACTCAAAATATTGACAATTAGATGGTACAATGGAGGTAGGTCGCCTAGTTGGTTGATGCCAAAAGTTCTACCCAATTTGGAAAAACTTGAATTAGAAAATTGCATGGAGTGGGATGACGTTCTGCCATTTATTGGTCAACGTTTGCATCTAATTGAACTTCGCATGACCGGCATGCCTGCTTTGAAACGACTGAGTCATGAATTTGAAGGCAAGTGTTTTCCAAAGTTGCAAGTGCTTAAGTTATGCAAATTTAAAGCACTGAGAGAGTGGTCTTGCACTGAGGGCAAAGATCTATTTCCCTGCCTGCGTGAACTTTGTGTCATAGATTGTCCCAAACTAAAGAGATTACCGCCCTTCCCTCCTTccctagaaatgttgacaatagAATGCTGTCCCAGGCTCATATTAAATAGCAAAACGGAAGATGACGAGGAAGGTGGCCGCCATCTACCGCCGTCACTCAAGGAATTGAAAAATATGCAAAACTTTTGTCCGACTGCTTGCACAACCTTACTCGATTGGAAATAA